The following are encoded together in the Algiphilus sp. genome:
- a CDS encoding MbcA/ParS/Xre antitoxin family protein, producing MEHATHPLSVDDHQLVAKAARRAAGELGLTLTELGAVVGVGRARFSRPNARLEGKQMELGLHLVRIARSLSAMTSGDSGNMQHWLRTKNRDLGECPVEMLTSVEGLIRVGQYLDTMRAKI from the coding sequence ATGGAACACGCCACGCACCCGCTTTCCGTCGACGACCATCAGCTGGTCGCCAAGGCTGCGCGCCGGGCTGCCGGTGAGCTCGGGCTCACGCTGACCGAGCTCGGTGCCGTGGTCGGCGTCGGCCGGGCCAGGTTCTCGCGGCCGAATGCGCGCCTCGAGGGCAAGCAGATGGAGCTGGGTCTGCACCTGGTGCGCATCGCGCGCTCACTGTCGGCGATGACTTCCGGGGACAGCGGCAACATGCAGCACTGGCTGCGCACGAAGAACCGCGATCTCGGCGAATGCCCGGTCGAGATGCTGACCTCGGTGGAGGGCCTGATCCGCGTGGGGCAGTACCTCGACACCATGCGCGCCAAGATCTGA